A stretch of the Marinobacter sp. JH2 genome encodes the following:
- the coaE gene encoding dephospho-CoA kinase (Dephospho-CoA kinase (CoaE) performs the final step in coenzyme A biosynthesis.), translated as MAIIGLTGGIGSGKSTVVRLFGELGVHWVDADDVAREVVEPGMPALKTIAEHFGDEVLRADGALDRAWLRQRVFAEPEERAWLEALLHPIIRDELIRQLQPADYNLPYTLLVSPLLLETDQHELVNKTLVIDVPESVQLERTMARDNNSREQVERIMAAQMSRENRRAKADAIIDNNQPLIEVERQVAELHNQWVLEFS; from the coding sequence TTGGCGATTATTGGGTTAACAGGGGGAATTGGTTCCGGGAAGTCTACGGTGGTGCGGCTGTTTGGGGAATTGGGCGTGCACTGGGTGGATGCGGATGATGTGGCTCGGGAGGTGGTTGAGCCGGGCATGCCTGCGCTGAAAACTATTGCTGAGCACTTTGGGGATGAGGTGTTGCGGGCCGATGGTGCCCTGGATCGCGCTTGGTTACGGCAACGAGTGTTTGCGGAGCCGGAGGAGCGGGCTTGGCTTGAGGCGTTGCTACACCCGATTATTCGCGATGAACTTATCCGCCAACTTCAGCCTGCGGATTACAACCTGCCCTACACCCTGCTGGTTTCGCCATTATTGCTAGAGACGGACCAACACGAACTGGTGAACAAAACCCTCGTTATTGATGTACCAGAGTCTGTTCAGCTGGAACGCACCATGGCTCGGGATAACAATTCCCGCGAGCAAGTGGAACGCATTATGGCGGCCCAGATGTCTCGGGAAAACCGGCGCGCTAAGGCAGACGCGATCATTGATAACAACCAGCCTTTGATTGAGGTTGAGCGGCAGGTTGCCGAGCTGCATAATCAGTGGGTGCTTGAATTCAGTTAA
- a CDS encoding A24 family peptidase: protein MPSLETFLATPWLLYTTVTVVSLCIGSFLNVVILRLPKMMHQDWHCQCEEFLEVPEEKRKNETQITLSKPASTCPPCGHKIRAWENIPVISWVLLGGKCSSCKTRISARYPLVEAFTAAASVITVCLLGPTEASLWAQLLIWALVALTVIDFDTQLLPDSITLPLMWLGLMLNYFGMLTDFESAFWGAVAGYLSLWSVYWLFKLLTGKEGMGHGDFKLLAALGAWLGWQVLPAVILLSSLVGAVVGISLMVFRKHGREVPIPFGPYLAVAGVICLWFGTEIVSAWYGFLGV, encoded by the coding sequence ATGCCATCACTAGAAACCTTCCTCGCAACCCCCTGGCTCCTCTACACCACAGTCACCGTCGTCTCCCTCTGCATCGGCAGCTTCCTGAATGTAGTCATCCTGCGCCTGCCAAAAATGATGCACCAGGACTGGCACTGTCAGTGCGAGGAGTTTCTTGAGGTACCGGAGGAAAAGCGCAAAAACGAAACGCAGATAACACTTTCTAAACCTGCCTCCACGTGCCCGCCCTGCGGCCACAAGATCCGAGCCTGGGAAAACATTCCCGTCATCAGCTGGGTGCTGCTCGGCGGAAAATGCTCTTCCTGCAAAACTCGAATCTCGGCCCGCTATCCTTTGGTTGAAGCCTTTACAGCCGCGGCTTCGGTGATCACGGTTTGTTTACTCGGCCCTACGGAAGCATCATTATGGGCGCAGCTGTTAATCTGGGCCTTGGTTGCGCTGACGGTGATCGATTTTGATACCCAGCTTCTACCTGACAGCATCACGCTCCCGCTGATGTGGTTAGGTTTAATGCTAAATTACTTCGGTATGCTGACGGATTTCGAAAGCGCCTTTTGGGGTGCAGTCGCAGGTTATTTGTCGCTTTGGTCGGTTTATTGGCTCTTTAAACTGCTAACCGGCAAGGAAGGCATGGGGCATGGTGATTTTAAACTGCTTGCAGCCTTGGGTGCCTGGTTGGGCTGGCAGGTGCTGCCGGCGGTGATTTTGCTGTCATCTCTGGTTGGGGCGGTTGTTGGCATCAGTTTGATGGTGTTCCGCAAGCATGGGCGGGAGGTGCCGATTCCGTTTGGACCTTACTTGGCGGTGGCCGGGGTGATTTGTTTGTGGTTTGGGACGGAAATTGTTTCGGCTTGGTATGGGTTTCTTGGGGTTTAG
- a CDS encoding type II secretion system F family protein translates to MAEKSQKLEAYVWEGKDRKGNKTKGEMNGVSLALVKAQLRKQGVIPDKVKKKPKPLFGGSKKITPFDIAMLTRQLATMMKAGVPLVQSFDIVADGLENKGLQELVMSIRNDISSGTGFAAALRKHPRHFDTLYCNLVESGEQAGALEAMLDRIATYLEKTEILKKKVKKAMTYPIAVIVVAIVVTAILLIKVVPQFESLFSGFGAELPVFTQMVVRLSEWMQSWWFVVLLAIVGTIYLFKEAKRRSQKFSDIVDKYVLKLPIVGEILDKSAVAKFGRVLSTTFAAGVPLVDALDSVAGATGNAVYRDAIQNIKNDVSSGTQLQASMRQQDVFPVMAVQLTAIGEESGNLDEMLEKVAVHYEAVVDDMVDNLTALMEPMIMAVLGVLVGGLIIAMYLPIFQMGQVVS, encoded by the coding sequence ATGGCAGAAAAATCGCAAAAGCTGGAAGCGTATGTCTGGGAAGGCAAAGACCGTAAAGGCAATAAAACGAAGGGTGAGATGAACGGCGTCAGTTTGGCCCTCGTGAAAGCCCAACTCCGCAAGCAAGGCGTAATTCCAGACAAAGTTAAGAAAAAGCCTAAGCCACTCTTTGGTGGCAGTAAAAAAATCACACCTTTCGATATCGCCATGCTGACTCGCCAGTTGGCAACGATGATGAAAGCAGGTGTACCTTTGGTGCAGAGCTTCGACATCGTAGCCGATGGACTTGAGAACAAGGGCTTACAAGAACTGGTAATGTCGATTCGGAATGACATTTCGTCCGGAACGGGTTTTGCCGCTGCGTTGCGCAAACACCCCAGGCACTTTGACACTCTCTACTGCAATTTGGTGGAATCTGGCGAACAGGCCGGTGCACTTGAGGCCATGCTCGACAGAATTGCGACCTACCTTGAGAAAACTGAAATTCTCAAGAAAAAAGTCAAAAAGGCGATGACCTACCCAATTGCCGTTATTGTGGTTGCTATCGTGGTTACTGCAATTCTGCTAATCAAAGTTGTACCGCAATTTGAAAGTTTGTTCTCCGGATTTGGAGCTGAACTGCCGGTATTTACCCAAATGGTGGTAAGACTTTCCGAATGGATGCAGTCATGGTGGTTTGTGGTACTGCTCGCAATTGTAGGTACGATTTATTTGTTCAAAGAGGCCAAACGACGGTCTCAAAAATTTTCAGACATTGTCGACAAATACGTTTTAAAACTGCCAATTGTCGGCGAAATTCTCGACAAGTCTGCTGTCGCCAAATTCGGTCGCGTTTTATCCACTACGTTTGCTGCAGGTGTGCCTTTGGTCGACGCACTTGACTCAGTTGCCGGAGCAACCGGCAATGCGGTTTACCGCGACGCGATTCAAAACATCAAGAACGATGTATCCAGCGGTACCCAATTGCAAGCATCCATGCGCCAACAAGATGTCTTCCCGGTAATGGCGGTTCAGCTTACCGCCATTGGTGAAGAATCTGGCAACCTGGATGAGATGCTTGAAAAGGTGGCAGTACATTACGAGGCTGTAGTTGATGACATGGTAGATAACCTAACTGCACTAATGGAGCCGATGATCATGGCGGTTCTCGGGGTACTGGTTGGCGGTTTGATTATTGCTATGTATCTACCAATATTTCAAATGGGACAGGTTGTCAGCTAA
- the pilB gene encoding type IV-A pilus assembly ATPase PilB, whose amino-acid sequence MASNNRNVTLTGLARRFVDDGLLDEDIAKDAFIQASENRTPLITYLTQNDLADSSKLAFSAAMEFGISVLDLDSFLPEMMPEKSVDEKLIRKHTALPLYKRGNRLFIAVSDPTNIQALDEIKFNTGLSTDAVLVDDAKLRAAIDKYLESQDSSMGDLDDADLEGVETEGGDDEDDNTASTSEVDDAPIVKYVNKMLLDAIRGGASDIHFEPYEKTYRVRYRTDGILKEVSRPSIKLAPKISARVKIMAQLDISERRVPQDGRIKMKLSKTKAIDFRVNTLPTLWGEKIVLRILDPSQAKLGIDVLGYEEDQKQLYLEALEQPQGMILVTGPTGSGKTVSLYTGLNILNTNERNISTAEDPAEINLEGINQVNVNTRVGLGFAEALRAFLRQDPDVIMVGEIRDLETANIAIKAAQTGHLVLSTLHTNSAAETLTRMMNMGVPAFNIATSVSLIIAQRLGRRLCSCKQPADVPKDVLLAEGFTQEQIDTGFTLFRPKGCDKCSGGYKGRVGIYEVVKITDELANMIMEEASSIQIAKKAQAEGFRTLRQSALMKVIQGVTSLEEANRVTKD is encoded by the coding sequence ATGGCGAGCAACAACCGAAACGTAACGCTTACGGGCCTGGCCCGTCGATTTGTTGATGACGGGCTTTTGGACGAGGACATCGCGAAAGATGCTTTTATCCAGGCCTCAGAAAATCGCACTCCCCTCATCACTTACCTCACCCAGAATGATCTGGCTGACAGCTCTAAGCTGGCCTTCTCTGCTGCGATGGAGTTTGGCATTTCTGTCCTAGATTTGGATTCTTTTCTGCCGGAAATGATGCCTGAGAAATCAGTGGACGAGAAACTGATACGAAAGCACACCGCCCTGCCTCTTTACAAAAGAGGTAACCGGTTGTTTATCGCGGTTTCCGACCCGACCAATATCCAGGCTCTGGACGAGATCAAGTTTAATACGGGCTTAAGCACCGACGCTGTTTTAGTGGACGATGCAAAGCTCCGGGCAGCCATCGACAAATACTTGGAATCTCAAGACTCGTCTATGGGGGATCTTGATGATGCCGACCTCGAAGGCGTTGAAACCGAAGGTGGTGATGACGAAGACGACAACACCGCATCAACCTCCGAAGTTGACGATGCGCCTATCGTAAAGTACGTCAACAAGATGCTTCTTGACGCCATTCGTGGTGGCGCCTCCGATATTCATTTCGAGCCCTACGAAAAAACTTATCGGGTTCGCTATCGGACGGACGGCATTTTGAAAGAGGTCTCTCGCCCATCGATCAAGCTTGCTCCCAAGATTTCTGCTCGTGTGAAGATCATGGCTCAGCTAGACATTTCAGAACGCCGAGTACCTCAAGATGGCCGAATCAAAATGAAGCTGTCTAAAACCAAAGCCATCGACTTTCGGGTAAACACCCTACCGACGCTCTGGGGCGAGAAAATCGTACTTCGGATACTCGATCCCAGCCAAGCAAAACTCGGCATCGATGTGCTTGGGTACGAAGAAGATCAGAAGCAACTTTACCTGGAAGCTCTTGAGCAGCCTCAAGGCATGATCTTGGTCACCGGCCCAACCGGTTCAGGTAAGACTGTCTCTCTGTATACCGGCCTGAATATTTTGAATACGAACGAGCGGAACATCTCCACTGCGGAAGACCCGGCCGAAATCAACCTGGAAGGCATCAACCAGGTCAACGTGAACACACGAGTTGGATTGGGCTTTGCGGAAGCTCTGCGAGCTTTCTTGCGACAAGACCCAGACGTGATCATGGTCGGTGAGATACGGGATTTAGAAACGGCCAATATTGCCATCAAAGCGGCCCAGACGGGACACTTGGTTTTATCTACTCTGCACACCAATAGTGCTGCTGAAACCCTCACCCGAATGATGAACATGGGTGTTCCCGCATTCAACATCGCCACCTCTGTGAGCCTGATCATCGCTCAGCGCCTCGGCAGGCGTCTGTGCAGCTGCAAACAACCTGCAGACGTTCCAAAAGACGTGCTTTTAGCCGAAGGGTTCACACAGGAACAAATTGATACGGGGTTCACGTTGTTCCGCCCCAAGGGCTGTGATAAATGCAGTGGTGGATATAAAGGCCGCGTTGGTATTTACGAGGTGGTCAAGATTACAGATGAGCTGGCCAACATGATTATGGAAGAAGCCAGCTCGATTCAAATTGCTAAAAAAGCGCAGGCCGAGGGCTTCCGTACTCTAAGGCAGTCTGCCCTGATGAAGGTGATTCAGGGCGTGACCAGCCTTGAAGAAGCCAACCGCGTGACGAAGGATTAA
- a CDS encoding pilin gives MQKIKMNKGQQGFTLIELMIVVAIIGILAAVAIPAYQDYTQRAQVAEAFTMTAGAKTAIAEYAQSNGAYPDSAALADLDLDASPAISGNYAEAEVADDTGVITITMKAAGTVGADIAGGVITLTPPTLAGMTGAFKWDCGSSGSNKIEQKFLPKSCTSS, from the coding sequence ATGCAAAAGATTAAAATGAACAAAGGCCAGCAGGGTTTTACTCTGATTGAATTGATGATCGTAGTTGCGATCATTGGTATTTTGGCGGCTGTTGCTATCCCTGCGTACCAAGATTATACGCAGCGAGCTCAAGTTGCGGAAGCTTTTACGATGACTGCCGGCGCTAAAACAGCTATTGCCGAATATGCGCAATCTAATGGCGCCTACCCTGACTCGGCTGCCTTGGCTGATCTTGATCTTGATGCCTCTCCGGCCATTAGCGGAAATTACGCGGAAGCTGAGGTTGCTGATGACACCGGCGTGATTACTATTACAATGAAGGCAGCGGGCACCGTAGGGGCCGACATTGCTGGCGGAGTAATTACATTGACTCCACCTACGCTTGCAGGCATGACAGGTGCTTTTAAGTGGGATTGTGGTTCAAGTGGAAGCAATAAGATTGAGCAGAAGTTCCTGCCTAAGAGCTGTACTTCAAGCTAA
- a CDS encoding O-antigen ligase family protein, whose amino-acid sequence MLKVSNTIYGVVVSLVIVSVLFADFLPLLVSGYDYQRFILVVLLASVVSVGIVMLLFENDGEAYREVGPALLLAVLFFVLAIPFRDAPHNWVEPALFAAFFFAFVLLGTLTKRYAQQGPWVVLFVYIFVATAFFYGACTLLVYIFVLSDRVSAISSYIPWGFANIRYWSHIATWLIPLLPLAVLIGPLKHKKLWHVIVALSAASWWWVVFLSASRGTILGVLFGSGVVIITMGRLSFPWLKVALRYLVYGLTAWIVLSILVPSLLFDGINVRSFKNQASIEVRAVQASEAWEMTLENFPFGSGPQSWLTHEIITEKYRDAPKYAHPHNMYLMWAAEYGWLLIVALLLLVGQAVRNFWARRGELFVGDRYGLALPLVAVTSSVSAALVHAGVSSVFLAPGSMLVGFIVLSLFWALISPQKLRVPVRFSFATVAAALLAGVLFGVLSCYWVRDVTAYHQAMEADELIYYESQPNGTMPRFWVHGNYPRPLSQMGKLD is encoded by the coding sequence TTGCTTAAAGTATCGAACACTATTTATGGGGTAGTCGTCTCTTTAGTGATAGTTAGCGTATTGTTCGCGGACTTTCTCCCATTGTTGGTTAGCGGTTATGACTACCAGAGATTTATACTTGTCGTGTTGTTGGCGTCAGTGGTTAGCGTCGGTATCGTAATGTTGTTGTTTGAGAATGATGGTGAGGCTTATCGAGAAGTTGGCCCGGCCCTTTTGCTTGCAGTCCTGTTTTTTGTTCTGGCAATACCGTTTCGAGACGCTCCCCACAATTGGGTTGAGCCAGCGTTGTTTGCGGCGTTTTTTTTCGCGTTTGTGCTTCTGGGTACTTTAACCAAGAGGTATGCGCAGCAGGGCCCGTGGGTGGTCTTGTTTGTTTATATTTTTGTAGCAACGGCTTTTTTTTATGGTGCTTGCACCCTCCTCGTATATATTTTTGTTCTGTCAGACCGTGTTTCGGCTATTTCAAGTTATATTCCTTGGGGGTTTGCAAATATTCGATACTGGAGTCACATAGCCACTTGGCTTATACCCTTGCTGCCGTTAGCGGTACTTATAGGCCCGCTAAAACATAAAAAGTTGTGGCATGTGATCGTCGCATTAAGTGCTGCATCATGGTGGTGGGTCGTTTTTTTATCAGCGTCACGAGGAACTATTCTTGGAGTTCTGTTCGGGAGTGGTGTAGTGATAATTACGATGGGGCGTTTATCTTTTCCATGGCTAAAAGTAGCGCTGCGTTATTTGGTGTACGGCCTAACTGCATGGATTGTATTGTCGATTCTTGTGCCGTCACTACTATTCGACGGTATTAATGTCCGTTCGTTCAAAAATCAAGCTTCTATTGAAGTTAGGGCAGTGCAGGCAAGCGAGGCGTGGGAGATGACCCTCGAAAATTTCCCTTTTGGATCGGGGCCACAATCATGGCTTACTCACGAAATTATCACTGAAAAATACCGCGACGCTCCTAAATACGCACACCCGCACAATATGTATTTGATGTGGGCGGCAGAGTATGGCTGGTTGTTGATTGTCGCGTTGTTGCTGCTCGTAGGTCAGGCTGTTCGGAATTTTTGGGCTAGGCGCGGTGAGTTGTTTGTCGGTGATCGGTATGGGTTGGCTTTGCCATTAGTAGCGGTCACATCATCAGTTTCTGCAGCGCTAGTTCATGCCGGTGTTTCGTCAGTTTTCTTGGCGCCGGGCTCGATGTTGGTTGGTTTTATCGTGCTGTCGCTGTTTTGGGCTTTGATTTCGCCTCAAAAACTTCGGGTACCTGTAAGGTTTTCTTTCGCGACGGTAGCCGCCGCACTATTGGCAGGAGTATTGTTCGGCGTTCTATCCTGCTATTGGGTGCGAGACGTTACTGCTTATCACCAAGCTATGGAGGCCGATGAGCTAATCTATTATGAAAGCCAGCCAAATGGGACGATGCCGCGCTTCTGGGTTCACGGCAATTACCCTCGCCCCCTCAGTCAAATGGGAAAGCTAGACTAG
- a CDS encoding pilin, producing the protein MAKSTGFSLVELMIVVGIIGILAAVAIPSYQGYIVKVQLNLAVGELSVYKTPFEERVSSNDGVTNADIGYAPSDLTTGTHGVDIGVLNANGSGQLQVTMGGKAHPNLSGVILSIERSPLGRWECVIDPSAATGWKASYLPSGCRL; encoded by the coding sequence ATGGCGAAAAGCACTGGTTTCTCTCTTGTTGAGTTGATGATTGTTGTGGGTATTATCGGAATTCTTGCAGCTGTTGCTATCCCTAGCTATCAGGGTTATATCGTAAAAGTGCAATTAAATCTTGCAGTTGGTGAGCTGTCTGTCTACAAAACTCCGTTTGAAGAACGAGTTAGCTCAAATGATGGCGTTACAAATGCGGATATTGGATATGCCCCGTCGGACCTGACAACAGGGACTCATGGTGTCGATATAGGTGTGCTTAATGCCAATGGTTCTGGTCAGCTTCAAGTGACCATGGGGGGCAAAGCTCATCCAAATTTGTCAGGTGTGATTCTGAGTATCGAGCGCAGCCCCTTGGGAAGGTGGGAGTGTGTTATTGATCCAAGTGCAGCAACTGGTTGGAAAGCTTCTTACTTGCCTTCTGGATGCCGGCTGTGA
- a CDS encoding glutathione S-transferase N-terminal domain-containing protein — translation MRMIIRAFFRLLRLVLTPFMLLSEKLSTPKAIERSAEQQAIVDKATKNLALYEFRACPFCIKVRKEMARLGLNIERRDAQHGEKNRKALLKGGGAVKVPCLLIVDERGEERWMYESGDINDWLGREFG, via the coding sequence ATGCGAATGATTATCCGAGCTTTTTTCCGCCTTCTCCGCTTGGTTCTGACGCCGTTCATGCTGCTTTCAGAGAAGCTCAGCACGCCCAAGGCGATCGAACGCTCGGCCGAGCAGCAAGCTATAGTCGATAAAGCTACCAAAAACTTGGCGCTTTACGAGTTCCGCGCTTGCCCGTTTTGCATCAAGGTGCGGAAGGAAATGGCACGACTGGGACTGAACATTGAACGGCGGGATGCCCAGCATGGTGAGAAAAACCGCAAGGCACTGTTGAAAGGTGGTGGAGCGGTTAAGGTTCCTTGTTTGTTGATTGTGGATGAGCGGGGTGAAGAGCGGTGGATGTATGAGTCTGGGGATATTAATGACTGGTTGGGGCGGGAGTTTGGGTGA
- a CDS encoding mechanosensitive ion channel domain-containing protein: MRRSVALFGLCLLFFCASAQANPFSLPGIPGFSGQEEKEEASPKELEASLNVTIEALENDEERTALVQQLKTLQEGLKAKSASDENEAFENEGLLGAIAVLFDEGHRADDTPPSYLSIWETHFKNAYTAALTLLNSASPRALAETTAVLTVWLAVLWGLSRVLQAFFVWRDWPLQMPRNPRPWLLAVHFIRRILPWLLTFVALLAELPTFGMSEAAQTTVRILAYTGLCARILTSLFDVMISVFSNGHRLSAVIILRRRMLLPLFIIGALFALEDALSTTELTAQLGSELASALALVFSVVAALMSFYLIVRNRRPVTHLIRNRPYNQRKNEGVSREVIALLARLWHIPLLVAISASVVAVFINGGEADAALGKAMICALLLALTLALQGLLGIQQNRPKHRSLSTFSRRLVRFGYNLSQAAAWFVFFELTLQIWDLSMFGLAGKPPVSKNITSSLFGVAVVLLVTKLTWIFIDELLERTLGMGDRKKRINAARAQTILPIARNTLLITILIIATLVSLSTLGVDVTPLLAGAGIIGLAVGFGAQTLVQDLITGLFIVVEDSMSVGDFVQINGFMGTVEGFNLRTVRLRDLEGVVHHITFSKISSIHNMSRQFGIALLKIRIPRELPIDDAIQLMNETADELRLQPDMRWLIWSPLEMQGIHAFEEGCPVLRMRMRTKPEFQWDVSRAFNLLLKRKMEERYIDVAAPRISVQMEGEGGTGSAYLEKNGRGEV, translated from the coding sequence TTGAGACGTTCCGTTGCCTTATTTGGGCTGTGTTTACTGTTTTTTTGCGCTTCGGCCCAGGCAAACCCTTTTTCTCTGCCTGGCATTCCGGGCTTTTCCGGGCAAGAAGAAAAGGAAGAGGCATCGCCAAAAGAGCTTGAAGCCTCTTTAAATGTGACCATTGAGGCACTGGAAAACGACGAAGAACGCACGGCGCTGGTGCAACAGCTCAAGACCCTTCAAGAAGGACTGAAGGCAAAATCCGCGTCCGACGAAAACGAAGCCTTCGAAAACGAGGGGCTGCTTGGCGCGATTGCTGTCTTGTTTGATGAGGGCCACAGAGCAGACGATACCCCGCCTAGCTACCTTTCGATTTGGGAAACGCACTTCAAAAATGCCTACACCGCCGCCCTAACATTACTGAACAGTGCTTCTCCCCGCGCGCTGGCAGAAACAACAGCAGTGCTGACCGTGTGGCTGGCCGTATTGTGGGGGCTTTCACGGGTTCTCCAAGCGTTTTTTGTCTGGAGAGATTGGCCCCTGCAAATGCCTCGGAATCCGAGGCCCTGGCTTCTGGCGGTGCATTTTATCCGGCGTATTCTGCCATGGTTGCTGACCTTTGTTGCACTACTGGCTGAGCTGCCAACCTTCGGCATGTCTGAGGCTGCACAAACCACGGTAAGAATCCTTGCATATACTGGCCTTTGCGCGCGCATTCTGACTTCCTTATTCGACGTGATGATTTCCGTGTTCTCCAATGGCCATCGACTATCTGCAGTCATCATTCTTCGTCGACGTATGCTATTGCCGCTGTTTATCATTGGCGCACTTTTCGCCCTTGAAGATGCCTTAAGCACTACCGAACTGACGGCACAACTTGGATCAGAATTGGCCAGTGCATTGGCACTCGTATTCAGCGTGGTTGCGGCGTTAATGAGTTTCTACCTGATTGTGCGTAACCGGCGCCCCGTTACCCACCTAATCCGTAACCGCCCCTACAACCAACGCAAAAACGAAGGCGTGTCTCGGGAAGTCATCGCCCTACTGGCCCGGCTCTGGCATATCCCCTTGCTGGTCGCGATAAGCGCCTCTGTGGTCGCAGTGTTCATCAATGGGGGCGAGGCCGATGCCGCCCTGGGCAAAGCCATGATTTGTGCCCTGCTTCTGGCTCTTACGCTTGCCTTACAAGGACTGCTCGGCATTCAACAAAACCGCCCCAAGCACCGATCTTTAAGCACCTTCAGCCGTAGGCTGGTCCGTTTTGGGTACAACCTGAGCCAAGCGGCGGCGTGGTTTGTGTTTTTCGAACTGACTCTGCAAATCTGGGATTTATCGATGTTTGGTCTGGCTGGCAAACCTCCGGTCAGCAAAAACATTACCAGCAGCCTGTTTGGCGTAGCCGTTGTTCTACTGGTCACGAAACTAACGTGGATTTTCATCGACGAACTGCTAGAACGCACCCTAGGCATGGGCGATCGCAAAAAACGAATCAACGCCGCCCGGGCACAGACCATCCTACCCATTGCCCGAAACACGTTGTTGATCACCATCCTGATCATCGCGACTTTAGTCAGCCTGTCTACTCTCGGCGTAGACGTGACACCCCTTCTTGCCGGTGCCGGTATTATCGGCCTTGCGGTAGGTTTTGGCGCGCAAACCCTAGTTCAGGATTTGATCACCGGCCTTTTTATTGTGGTGGAAGACTCGATGTCGGTCGGTGATTTCGTGCAGATTAACGGCTTTATGGGCACCGTCGAAGGCTTTAACTTGCGCACCGTGCGCCTACGGGACCTTGAAGGCGTAGTGCATCACATTACCTTTAGCAAAATCAGTTCCATCCACAACATGTCCCGCCAGTTTGGCATTGCGCTGCTTAAGATCCGTATCCCCCGGGAACTGCCCATCGACGATGCCATACAGCTGATGAACGAAACAGCCGACGAACTGCGCCTGCAGCCTGATATGCGCTGGCTGATCTGGTCGCCACTGGAAATGCAGGGCATCCACGCATTCGAAGAAGGTTGCCCGGTATTGCGTATGCGCATGCGCACCAAGCCCGAGTTTCAATGGGATGTATCCCGCGCGTTCAACTTGCTGCTGAAGCGGAAGATGGAAGAACGCTACATTGACGTGGCAGCGCCGCGGATCAGCGTACAGATGGAAGGCGAAGGCGGCACTGGATCGGCTTATCTGGAGAAAAATGGTCGAGGCGAGGTTTGA